In one window of Armatimonadota bacterium DNA:
- a CDS encoding UDP-N-acetylmuramate--L-alanine ligase has protein sequence MNHIKRELHTHLIGVGGIGMSAVAQVLRSRGDRVSGCDIRPSPLTAKLEGLGIAFSEGHSPAHLAGVTRVVVSDAIRHDSPELLHARELNLPVLRRSQLVGELMAEKRGIAVAGTHGKTTTTAMVGFILAQAGLDPTVLVGGELPAFGGNARIGSGDFFVAEACEAYESFLDLEPEIAVVTNVEAEHLDHHKSEQGLIESFAKFLGNIRDGGRVVFCADDPRATSLAIDASAEAVSYGTAAQALFRAVDIGDDGLGMRFVAVHPHGRVDARLPVPGRHSVLNALGAMAACALAGVNPEQSVRILECYGGVERRFQVTTTASGVTVVDDYAHHPTEVRAVMATARPRCTGALVVVFQPHLYSRTRDFLDAFADALALADRVIVTDAYAAREEPSAGLNGDAIVEALRKRGKEDTHFRAQKDEVAGVLSETLSAGDWVLVLGAGDIGSVAVNLVERLGRCTPAQAVEGRPACTG, from the coding sequence ATGAATCACATCAAACGCGAGCTTCATACGCACCTCATCGGCGTCGGCGGCATCGGGATGAGCGCCGTGGCGCAGGTGCTGCGCTCGCGCGGCGACCGCGTCTCGGGATGCGACATTCGCCCCTCCCCTCTCACCGCCAAGCTCGAGGGCCTCGGCATCGCGTTCAGCGAAGGCCACAGCCCGGCTCACCTCGCCGGGGTGACGCGGGTTGTTGTCTCAGACGCCATCAGACACGACAGCCCGGAACTCCTGCATGCCAGGGAACTGAATCTGCCGGTGCTGCGCCGCTCGCAACTCGTCGGGGAGCTGATGGCGGAGAAGCGCGGCATTGCGGTCGCCGGGACTCACGGTAAGACGACCACTACCGCGATGGTCGGCTTCATCCTGGCGCAGGCCGGCCTCGATCCGACGGTGCTCGTCGGCGGGGAACTGCCCGCCTTCGGCGGCAACGCGCGCATCGGCAGCGGCGACTTCTTCGTCGCCGAGGCGTGTGAGGCCTACGAGTCGTTTCTCGATCTCGAGCCCGAGATCGCCGTCGTCACCAACGTCGAGGCGGAACATCTCGACCATCATAAGAGCGAGCAGGGGCTGATCGAGAGCTTCGCCAAGTTCCTGGGGAACATCCGCGACGGTGGGCGCGTGGTGTTCTGCGCGGACGACCCGCGCGCAACGTCGCTGGCGATCGACGCGAGTGCGGAAGCCGTGAGCTACGGCACGGCGGCTCAGGCCCTCTTCCGCGCGGTGGACATCGGCGACGACGGTCTCGGGATGAGGTTCGTCGCGGTGCATCCCCACGGACGCGTGGATGCCCGGCTCCCGGTTCCGGGCCGCCACAGCGTGCTCAACGCCCTGGGCGCAATGGCGGCGTGCGCGCTCGCTGGCGTCAATCCCGAGCAGTCGGTGCGGATACTCGAATGCTACGGCGGCGTCGAGCGACGCTTCCAGGTAACGACCACGGCGAGCGGCGTGACGGTGGTTGACGATTACGCGCACCATCCGACCGAAGTCCGCGCCGTGATGGCAACTGCGCGGCCGCGCTGCACCGGCGCGCTCGTGGTCGTGTTCCAGCCGCATCTCTACAGTCGAACGCGCGACTTTCTCGATGCGTTCGCCGACGCGCTGGCCCTGGCGGATCGCGTCATCGTGACGGATGCGTACGCGGCGCGGGAGGAACCGAGCGCGGGTCTCAACGGCGACGCGATCGTCGAGGCGCTGCGCAAGCGCGGCAAGGAGGACACGCATTTCCGGGCGCAGAAAGACGAGGTGGCGGGTGTCCTCAGTGAGACTCTTTCCGCCGGCGACTGGGTGTTGGTGCTCGGCGCCGGTGATATCGGATCTGTGGCAGTGAATCTGGTGGAGAGACTAGGCCGTTGCACGCCGGCACAAGCAGTCGAAGGGAGACCGGCATGCACGGGGTGA
- the murB gene encoding UDP-N-acetylmuramate dehydrogenase: protein MHGVNAAAGGAGTISQSARARGLKDLQSALRGEVRLDEPMSRHTTFRIGGRADIFIQPKDEEDLRLAAAWLRQAGVALRIIGNGSNLLVADAGFRAAVIKLSPAFKDIHFNGEGVIAGAGAALATVVNRCARAGWSGLESTVGIPGTIGGAIVTNAGTDTGSIGDLVQDAVVMDEGGNVFNIRCAELNYGYRCSSLTLSRHVVLRARLRLTKADSVEVRAKMHRLHLKRSSRQPLGCRSAGSVFKNPPEIAAGKLVDRAGCKGLRVGDAEVSTTHANFIINRGRATAADVRNLMCEVQERVLRVHGIWLEPEIELIGEW, encoded by the coding sequence ATGCACGGGGTGAACGCGGCGGCAGGCGGCGCCGGAACGATCTCACAGTCGGCTCGGGCGCGCGGTCTGAAGGACCTGCAATCCGCCTTGCGCGGGGAGGTGCGGCTTGACGAGCCGATGAGTCGCCACACGACGTTCCGCATCGGCGGGCGCGCGGACATCTTCATCCAGCCCAAGGATGAGGAGGACCTGCGGCTCGCAGCGGCATGGCTGCGACAGGCGGGAGTGGCACTGCGGATCATCGGCAACGGGAGCAACCTGCTCGTCGCGGACGCGGGCTTTCGCGCGGCGGTCATCAAGCTTTCGCCGGCGTTCAAGGACATCCACTTCAACGGCGAGGGCGTGATCGCCGGTGCGGGGGCGGCGCTGGCGACGGTGGTCAACCGGTGCGCGCGTGCTGGGTGGAGCGGTTTGGAGAGCACGGTGGGGATCCCCGGCACGATCGGCGGCGCCATCGTCACCAACGCGGGCACGGATACGGGCTCCATCGGCGACCTGGTGCAGGATGCGGTGGTGATGGATGAAGGCGGCAACGTGTTCAACATCCGGTGCGCCGAACTCAACTACGGTTATCGGTGCAGCAGCCTGACCCTGTCGCGGCACGTGGTGCTGCGGGCGCGGCTGCGGTTGACGAAAGCGGATTCGGTGGAGGTGCGGGCGAAGATGCACCGCCTGCACCTCAAGCGCAGCAGTCGCCAGCCGCTCGGCTGCCGGTCGGCCGGGAGCGTGTTCAAGAATCCGCCGGAGATCGCGGCGGGCAAGCTCGTGGATCGCGCAGGATGCAAGGGCCTGCGCGTGGGCGACGCCGAGGTCTCGACCACGCACGCGAACTTCATCATCAACCGCGGGCGGGCCACCGCCGCCGATGTGCGGAATCTGATGTGCGAAGTACAGGAACGAGTGCTCCGCGTCCACGGCATATGGCTCGAGCCCGAGATCGAACTCATTGGAGAATGGTAG
- a CDS encoding D-alanine--D-alanine ligase produces the protein MSKLRVAVLMGGRSSEREVSLKSGNMVLRHLDPAKYDALGFDTGSLHRIEGGAPAGSLPAGPTEADLTALAPLVPRAIKPNSTEPAVDVAFIALHGRGGEDGAIQGLLELLGIPYTGSGVLASALAMDKVAAKRIFRAEGIPTPQWRDFWMDNCVDPRSIAAEIESALGLPAVIKPACEGSTIGITIARRGDELPAALETAAKYGPHVLAEQFVGGTEITAGMLGNRSPQVLPLVEIVPEGGFYDYHAKYTPGATEEIVPARVSDDVARRAREAALGAFEALGCRGVARVDMIAGTEGPVVLEVNTVPGLTETSLVPRAAEAAGMSFGDLLDRIIELALEER, from the coding sequence GTGAGCAAACTGCGCGTGGCGGTGCTGATGGGCGGGCGCTCCAGCGAGCGCGAGGTGTCGCTCAAGAGCGGCAACATGGTGCTGCGTCACCTCGACCCCGCCAAATACGATGCACTCGGTTTCGATACGGGCTCCCTGCATCGGATCGAGGGCGGCGCGCCTGCCGGCAGCCTCCCGGCAGGCCCCACCGAGGCAGACCTCACCGCGCTTGCTCCGCTCGTTCCGCGCGCCATCAAACCCAACTCGACGGAGCCGGCGGTTGACGTCGCCTTCATTGCGCTTCACGGGCGGGGCGGCGAGGACGGCGCCATCCAGGGCTTGCTGGAGCTGCTGGGCATACCATACACGGGTTCCGGCGTCCTCGCCAGCGCGCTTGCCATGGACAAAGTCGCTGCAAAGAGGATCTTTAGGGCTGAGGGCATCCCCACCCCGCAGTGGCGAGACTTCTGGATGGACAACTGCGTTGACCCGCGCTCCATCGCGGCGGAGATCGAGTCCGCGCTCGGCCTCCCCGCGGTGATCAAGCCCGCATGCGAGGGCTCGACCATCGGCATCACCATCGCCCGCCGCGGCGACGAACTGCCGGCGGCGCTGGAAACCGCCGCGAAGTACGGCCCCCACGTGCTGGCGGAGCAGTTCGTGGGCGGCACGGAAATCACCGCCGGCATGCTGGGCAACCGCAGCCCGCAGGTCTTGCCGCTGGTCGAGATCGTGCCGGAGGGCGGGTTCTACGACTACCACGCCAAGTACACGCCGGGGGCAACGGAGGAAATCGTCCCCGCGCGCGTCAGCGACGACGTGGCCCGTCGGGCGCGCGAAGCAGCCCTCGGCGCGTTCGAGGCACTGGGGTGCCGCGGCGTCGCCCGCGTGGACATGATCGCCGGAACGGAGGGGCCGGTCGTGCTCGAGGTCAACACCGTGCCTGGCTTGACGGAGACGAGCCTGGTGCCGCGGGCGGCTGAGGCCGCCGGCATGAGCTTCGGCGATCTGCTCGACCGCATCATCGAACTCGCTCTGGAGGAGCGCTAA
- a CDS encoding FtsQ-type POTRA domain-containing protein: MHEQRYNEIAPRGARRRRRDYLLMTLRVAAALLSAALLVELACAVVLSPRFRVRQVKLLGVRTLDAGAVLSRAGIGADAKLGAISTGKIRRRLAAIPAVDSVAVARDWPGTLVIVIRERIPAAFVRCGAGIVLLDRQGIAFTADRMRAEGLPELRGVTVHLGKLGRRQDCTALRSAMAALTAAQEAELTVGEAVVRGPSDLELRLADGTRLRLGRAEHLRLKLSQAKVALMQLQPLHEVEYVDVSCPDAAVWKPRVKS; encoded by the coding sequence GTGCACGAGCAGCGCTATAACGAGATAGCGCCACGGGGCGCGCGGCGGCGGCGCCGGGATTATCTGCTGATGACATTGCGCGTGGCGGCGGCACTGTTGTCGGCGGCCTTGCTGGTCGAACTCGCCTGTGCCGTCGTCTTGTCGCCGCGGTTCCGCGTGCGTCAGGTGAAGCTGCTCGGAGTGAGGACGTTGGACGCCGGGGCTGTGCTGTCTCGCGCGGGCATCGGCGCGGATGCGAAGCTCGGGGCCATTTCGACGGGCAAGATCCGTCGCCGTCTCGCAGCCATACCCGCCGTGGACTCGGTCGCGGTGGCGCGCGACTGGCCCGGCACGTTGGTTATTGTCATCCGCGAACGCATACCGGCGGCATTCGTCCGCTGCGGCGCGGGTATTGTGTTACTGGACCGCCAGGGCATCGCGTTCACCGCTGACCGCATGCGCGCGGAAGGGCTGCCGGAGTTGAGGGGCGTCACGGTGCATCTCGGCAAGCTCGGCCGGCGACAGGACTGCACGGCGCTGCGGAGCGCGATGGCGGCGCTCACGGCGGCGCAAGAGGCGGAGCTGACGGTCGGAGAGGCGGTCGTTCGCGGGCCGAGCGATCTCGAGCTGCGCCTGGCAGACGGCACACGTCTGCGCCTCGGGCGGGCGGAGCACTTGCGTCTCAAACTGAGTCAGGCCAAGGTCGCGCTGATGCAGCTTCAGCCGTTGCACGAGGTCGAATACGTTGACGTGAGTTGCCCCGACGCGGCGGTGTGGAAGCCGCGCGTGAAGTCGTAG
- a CDS encoding DUF881 domain-containing protein, which yields MRHIRIRMASWVAPVTAVCFVIGGLLALQFTTQRKAGLPPRGGRSDALAEMLAYSQNQIDKQEEEIKQLRAQLNEYLEASTQREELFGLLKNQLTDYQIALGLVEVRGPGIVMSLDDSELAAQAKENREPFLVHDYDLWPVVNELRAAGAEAISVNRQRVVGNTAIRCAGAVLKINDVPVASPFVIKAIGDPDALAGALNIPGGIVEQFRASKFPVRVEIQKEITIEAVGVSPKLHHAQPVPLEK from the coding sequence GTGCGACATATCCGAATCAGGATGGCGAGTTGGGTGGCGCCGGTGACGGCGGTATGCTTCGTCATCGGCGGCCTGCTGGCGCTTCAGTTCACGACACAGCGCAAAGCCGGGCTGCCTCCGCGCGGCGGGCGCTCCGACGCGCTGGCCGAGATGTTGGCCTACTCCCAGAATCAGATCGACAAACAGGAGGAGGAGATCAAGCAGCTGCGCGCCCAGCTCAACGAGTACCTCGAGGCATCCACCCAGCGCGAGGAGCTATTCGGGCTGCTCAAGAACCAGCTCACCGACTACCAGATCGCCCTCGGCCTGGTGGAGGTCAGGGGGCCGGGCATCGTGATGAGCCTGGACGACAGCGAGCTGGCCGCCCAGGCGAAAGAGAATCGGGAGCCCTTCCTGGTGCATGATTACGACCTGTGGCCGGTGGTGAACGAGCTGCGCGCGGCGGGCGCGGAGGCGATTTCCGTCAACCGGCAACGCGTGGTCGGTAACACGGCCATTCGCTGCGCGGGGGCGGTGCTCAAGATCAACGACGTCCCCGTGGCGTCGCCTTTTGTCATCAAAGCGATTGGCGATCCGGACGCTCTCGCCGGCGCGCTCAACATCCCGGGCGGGATCGTCGAGCAGTTTCGTGCCTCGAAATTCCCGGTCCGGGTGGAGATCCAGAAAGAGATCACGATCGAAGCCGTGGGCGTGAGCCCGAAGCTGCATCACGCCCAACCCGTTCCCCTGGAGAAGTAG
- a CDS encoding small basic family protein, with the protein MIIFPLFALLVGFLLVYVLLGDVSLPLGYADYISLIILASLDAIAGGARARLEGRFDDAIFITGVIFNSLAAVALTYIGDRMGMSLYLAPMVALGVRIFYNMGRVRRLLMGRSEVGPAAAGSELERTS; encoded by the coding sequence ATGATCATCTTCCCACTATTCGCACTGCTTGTCGGCTTTCTGCTGGTCTACGTCCTGCTGGGCGACGTGTCGTTACCCCTCGGCTACGCGGACTACATCTCGCTCATCATCCTCGCGAGCCTGGACGCGATAGCGGGCGGGGCGCGCGCGCGCCTGGAGGGACGCTTCGACGACGCGATCTTCATCACCGGCGTCATCTTCAACTCGCTCGCCGCGGTCGCGCTCACGTACATCGGCGACCGCATGGGGATGAGCCTCTATCTCGCCCCGATGGTGGCGCTGGGCGTGCGTATCTTCTATAATATGGGGCGCGTGCGACGGCTCCTAATGGGGCGCTCGGAGGTCGGACCCGCAGCAGCAGGCTCTGAGTTGGAACGTACGAGCTGA
- a CDS encoding S-layer homology domain-containing protein, with protein sequence MKYAMGIAACAAFLIAATVPAGAQGAFSDVPSDHWAYDAVQELAQDGVIIGYPDGTFKGQRQMTRYEFAMALSRILDMERVTIKGPKGDKGDPGPAGPPGAKGDKGDKGDPGAGGPGTALTERQQQLLQQLEQEFMPELRQIRADVDDLLFRVEDLEAICIVDEPAAKIKVGGSISYRTGFYGDELEWTGGETNPYPGYSTLDKDAYKASNFGTMVTKVNLSGQINDATMVNVTLLAEPRTNVPDEANQPAAGLGLMDMVRIDEAWVKVNTGFPIRHTATVGKQYFKANMGLALDNGLFPLKAIDLGVPLGRGMMVHGVYGQFDRETANFDTVNPAEPTSTVNEGQDVMSAATLSFPIWDWTVTGVYVHSGVHSQRVWSVGLEGDLFNRTIMGEFA encoded by the coding sequence ATGAAGTATGCCATGGGAATTGCCGCGTGCGCGGCATTCCTCATCGCAGCAACAGTTCCCGCTGGAGCCCAGGGCGCGTTCTCGGATGTCCCGAGCGACCACTGGGCATATGACGCAGTGCAGGAGCTGGCCCAAGACGGGGTCATCATCGGCTACCCCGATGGCACGTTCAAGGGCCAGCGGCAGATGACCCGCTACGAGTTCGCCATGGCCCTATCGCGGATCCTAGACATGGAGCGTGTCACCATCAAGGGTCCGAAGGGTGACAAGGGCGATCCCGGACCGGCTGGGCCCCCTGGCGCCAAAGGCGACAAGGGTGACAAGGGCGATCCCGGAGCGGGAGGCCCTGGTACTGCCCTGACCGAGCGCCAGCAGCAGCTCTTGCAGCAGTTGGAGCAGGAGTTCATGCCGGAGTTGCGGCAGATCCGCGCGGACGTTGACGACCTGCTGTTCCGCGTGGAGGACCTTGAGGCCATCTGTATCGTCGACGAACCCGCGGCGAAGATCAAGGTCGGCGGCAGCATCAGCTACCGCACCGGCTTCTACGGCGACGAGCTCGAGTGGACGGGCGGGGAGACCAACCCGTATCCGGGCTATTCGACTCTGGACAAGGACGCCTACAAGGCCAGCAACTTCGGCACCATGGTGACCAAGGTCAACCTGTCGGGTCAGATCAACGACGCGACCATGGTCAACGTGACGCTGTTGGCCGAGCCCAGGACCAACGTCCCGGACGAGGCGAATCAGCCCGCAGCAGGTCTCGGCCTGATGGACATGGTCCGCATTGACGAGGCCTGGGTCAAGGTCAACACTGGCTTCCCCATCCGCCACACGGCGACCGTGGGTAAGCAGTACTTCAAGGCGAACATGGGTCTTGCGCTTGACAACGGCCTGTTCCCGTTGAAGGCGATTGACCTTGGCGTCCCGCTGGGCCGTGGCATGATGGTGCACGGCGTCTACGGACAGTTCGACCGAGAGACCGCTAACTTCGACACCGTGAATCCGGCAGAGCCCACCAGCACCGTCAACGAGGGCCAGGACGTGATGAGCGCCGCGACTCTGTCCTTCCCGATCTGGGACTGGACGGTGACCGGCGTGTACGTGCACAGCGGCGTCCACAGCCAGCGTGTGTGGTCGGTCGGACTGGAAGGCGACCTGTTCAATCGCACGATTATGGGCGAGTTCGC
- a CDS encoding PD40 domain-containing protein, whose amino-acid sequence MYIPTARMLLRRALMAVPVSALVVLVAGSPAHPGAVGLNWSSSGRLLAFWSDSGLYAVNTVQGGVIRLSANGAQGFCSPDGLKVAWADRDGTFVYRMDTKAAVRVAEPGRVKEWSPDSEWVLLEASPSGQAWEIYAAHADGKGAAPLAAHPATDRDATWSPDGRWIAFVSDRDGARSDIWVVGGNRSQLTRVTSMFAAGEPAWSPDASKLAFVGQLTASASRLIYSLDFKTNKLTELTSVTDGDCRAPKFLSNGVLRYTSRQDMVVELATGRKRKLPRGELSPDATMVAALSGRPGALDIVKLHDGSRLSLAKGVEACAWSADGRLLAYLALTTGPGSGLMRELRIAAPGTEGVYVLWSEGLRRPTG is encoded by the coding sequence ATGTACATACCCACAGCGAGAATGCTCTTGCGCCGCGCGCTCATGGCGGTGCCCGTGTCGGCGCTTGTCGTGCTCGTCGCAGGCAGTCCGGCTCACCCCGGCGCCGTTGGCCTCAACTGGTCGTCGTCCGGCCGGCTGCTGGCGTTCTGGAGTGACTCCGGGCTCTACGCGGTGAATACGGTGCAGGGCGGCGTGATTCGTCTCAGTGCGAACGGCGCCCAGGGGTTCTGCTCGCCCGACGGACTCAAGGTAGCGTGGGCCGATAGAGACGGCACGTTTGTCTATCGCATGGACACCAAGGCAGCCGTGCGCGTCGCCGAGCCCGGCCGGGTGAAGGAGTGGAGCCCGGACAGCGAGTGGGTCCTTCTGGAGGCCTCGCCGTCCGGGCAGGCGTGGGAGATCTACGCCGCCCACGCCGACGGCAAAGGCGCCGCGCCGCTTGCGGCGCACCCCGCCACCGATCGTGACGCAACCTGGTCGCCCGACGGCCGGTGGATTGCCTTCGTCTCCGACCGCGACGGCGCGCGCTCGGACATCTGGGTCGTCGGCGGTAACCGCTCCCAGCTCACGCGCGTGACCTCGATGTTCGCGGCGGGAGAGCCCGCATGGTCGCCCGACGCATCCAAGCTCGCCTTCGTCGGGCAGCTCACCGCATCCGCGTCGCGCCTGATCTACAGCCTTGACTTCAAGACGAACAAGCTGACCGAGCTCACGTCGGTGACCGATGGCGACTGCCGCGCGCCCAAATTCCTCAGCAACGGAGTATTGAGATATACGAGCCGGCAGGACATGGTCGTCGAGTTGGCAACCGGACGCAAGCGAAAGCTCCCGCGCGGCGAGCTCTCGCCCGACGCGACCATGGTCGCTGCGTTGTCGGGCCGCCCCGGCGCGCTCGATATCGTGAAACTCCACGATGGCAGTCGGCTGTCGCTCGCCAAGGGCGTGGAGGCATGCGCCTGGTCCGCCGACGGCCGCTTGCTTGCGTACCTCGCCCTGACCACCGGGCCCGGCAGCGGCCTGATGCGCGAGCTGCGCATCGCCGCTCCCGGCACGGAAGGTGTTTACGTCCTCTGGAGCGAAGGTCTGCGCAGGCCGACCGGATAG
- a CDS encoding penicillin-binding protein activator: LEGRTLEAADTLLAASLERGEDREAAAQLARLVVGELGLGEIDTVTARWPAGHPLRSVFDVEKASLLLAAGHSERGREVAERVLALDPLEPERNRARSMASGEAETEQWRPIIGAILPLSGPLAAYGRMAEEGIRLAIEEYNERHFDAVTLIVRDDADQYDRDGDLVRELERLGAVAIVGPLRSEGLEIAARRRRDRDLVIVSPTAPENLSFERNTFSLWSTTERVTRGARTLAGFAVRDLRIDRFGVMYPNTQEGRNQLAAFADAVRARGGVIVGSITYDDTATTFQEPLAYLDTFSPQAIYAPASSSRSVIVMAPQFSFYGLRGVQVLGDAEWSEPEVLRLVEPRFINGTIISTFLHRSSPSVRWVEFEEMYERTYRKGLQGSLVPALAYDATRLVLAALPWGFPRRSAIARAFRDIRSLPGATGIFTVESGSITRRPFILQFKDRELVPAYEELQAERASNAGEPGR; the protein is encoded by the coding sequence CTCGAGGGGCGGACGCTGGAGGCGGCGGACACGTTGCTCGCTGCCTCGTTGGAGCGGGGCGAGGACCGGGAGGCGGCAGCGCAGTTGGCGCGGCTCGTCGTCGGTGAGCTGGGACTGGGTGAGATCGATACCGTGACCGCTCGCTGGCCGGCTGGCCACCCCCTGCGCTCGGTCTTCGATGTCGAAAAAGCCTCGCTGCTGCTGGCGGCGGGGCACAGCGAGCGGGGCCGTGAGGTCGCCGAGCGCGTGTTGGCGCTCGATCCGCTGGAGCCCGAGCGGAATCGGGCTCGTAGCATGGCGTCCGGTGAGGCGGAGACCGAGCAGTGGCGCCCGATCATCGGCGCTATCCTGCCGCTCAGCGGGCCGCTGGCGGCCTACGGGCGGATGGCGGAGGAGGGGATCCGCCTGGCGATCGAGGAGTACAACGAGCGCCATTTCGACGCCGTCACGTTGATCGTCAGGGACGACGCGGATCAGTACGATCGGGACGGCGATCTGGTGCGCGAGCTGGAGCGGTTGGGCGCGGTGGCCATCGTGGGGCCGCTGCGTAGCGAAGGACTGGAGATTGCCGCGCGGCGTCGCCGCGATCGTGACCTCGTCATCGTCAGTCCGACCGCACCCGAGAACTTGAGCTTCGAGCGCAACACCTTCTCGTTGTGGAGCACGACGGAGCGCGTGACCCGCGGCGCGCGCACTCTGGCCGGCTTCGCGGTTCGCGACCTGCGTATCGATCGCTTCGGCGTCATGTACCCCAACACGCAAGAGGGCAGGAACCAGCTCGCGGCGTTCGCCGATGCCGTGCGCGCCCGCGGCGGCGTCATCGTCGGCTCGATCACTTATGACGATACGGCGACGACGTTCCAGGAGCCGCTCGCCTACCTGGACACTTTCAGCCCACAGGCGATCTATGCGCCGGCCAGTAGCTCGAGAAGCGTCATCGTCATGGCACCTCAGTTCTCCTTCTACGGCTTGCGGGGCGTGCAGGTGTTGGGTGACGCCGAGTGGTCGGAGCCCGAGGTGCTCAGGCTGGTCGAGCCCCGCTTCATCAACGGCACCATCATCTCCACCTTCCTCCACCGCTCGAGCCCGTCGGTTCGCTGGGTGGAGTTCGAGGAGATGTACGAGCGGACCTACCGCAAGGGTCTACAGGGAAGTCTGGTCCCCGCGCTGGCCTACGACGCCACACGTCTCGTTCTGGCGGCGTTGCCCTGGGGTTTCCCGCGCCGCTCCGCCATCGCCAGGGCATTCCGCGACATCCGAAGCCTCCCCGGCGCCACGGGGATCTTCACGGTGGAGAGCGGTTCCATAACCCGCCGCCCCTTCATCCTCCAGTTCAAGGACCGTGAGCTGGTGCCGGCCTACGAGGAGTTGCAGGCCGAGCGTGCCAGCAACGCAGGGGAGCCCGGCCGATGA
- a CDS encoding acyl-CoA carboxylase subunit beta yields the protein MQDKLKRLAELRAQAELGGGEDRIKAQHAKGKLTARERLDLLLDEGSFREFDRFVTHRATEFGLADKKVLGDGVVTGMGRIYGRQVLVFSQDFTVFGGSLSEAHAEKICKIMDMAMKAGCPVIGLNDSGGARIQEGVVSLGGYAEIFWRNTQASGVVPQITAVLGPCAGGAVYSPAITDFIYMVDGSSYMFVTGPDVVKTVTHEEVDFEQLGGAKIHGTTSGVAHFVCESEPACLERVRDLFHYIPQNNMEDPPTGEGEDPPDRMDEELLGIVPDHPNKPYDVHNVISRVVDQGSFYEVHAGYATNIVVGFAHLGGHSVGIIANQPAVLAGVLDIDSSMKGARFIRFCDAFNIPLVTFEDVPGFLPGVTQEHGGIIKHGAKLLYAYCEATVPKFTVILRKAYGGAYDVMNSKHVRGDFNFAWPTAEIAVMGPKGAVEIMFRKQIAEADDPAAETDKLIKEYEEQFAHPYIAAARGYVDDVIDPRATRPRLIEALRLTRNKRDPGPPRKHGNIPL from the coding sequence ATGCAGGATAAGCTGAAGCGACTCGCCGAGCTGCGGGCGCAAGCGGAGCTCGGCGGCGGCGAAGACCGCATCAAGGCGCAGCATGCCAAGGGTAAGCTCACGGCGCGCGAGCGTCTCGACTTGTTGCTCGACGAGGGTTCGTTCCGCGAATTCGACCGCTTCGTCACCCATCGCGCCACCGAGTTCGGGCTGGCCGACAAGAAGGTCCTGGGTGATGGTGTCGTCACCGGCATGGGCCGCATTTACGGCCGTCAGGTGCTGGTCTTCTCCCAGGACTTCACCGTGTTCGGTGGCTCGCTGTCGGAGGCCCATGCGGAGAAGATCTGCAAGATCATGGATATGGCCATGAAGGCTGGCTGTCCGGTCATCGGCCTCAATGACTCGGGTGGGGCGCGCATCCAGGAAGGCGTGGTGTCGTTGGGCGGCTACGCCGAGATCTTCTGGCGCAACACGCAAGCCTCGGGTGTGGTCCCGCAGATCACTGCGGTCCTGGGGCCGTGTGCGGGCGGCGCGGTCTACTCGCCGGCGATCACCGACTTCATCTACATGGTCGACGGATCTTCCTACATGTTCGTCACGGGGCCCGATGTGGTGAAGACCGTGACCCACGAGGAGGTGGATTTCGAGCAGCTGGGCGGTGCGAAGATCCATGGGACCACGTCAGGGGTCGCGCATTTCGTCTGCGAGAGTGAGCCGGCGTGCTTGGAACGGGTGCGCGATTTGTTCCACTACATCCCGCAGAACAACATGGAGGATCCGCCGACGGGCGAGGGAGAGGATCCGCCGGACCGGATGGACGAAGAGCTGCTCGGCATCGTTCCCGACCACCCGAACAAGCCGTACGACGTCCACAATGTAATCTCGCGGGTCGTGGATCAGGGGAGCTTCTACGAGGTGCACGCCGGCTACGCGACGAACATCGTGGTCGGCTTCGCCCATTTAGGCGGCCACAGCGTCGGCATCATCGCCAACCAGCCGGCCGTGCTCGCCGGGGTGCTCGACATCGACAGCTCGATGAAGGGGGCTCGCTTCATCCGCTTCTGCGACGCCTTCAACATCCCGCTCGTCACCTTCGAGGACGTCCCCGGCTTCTTGCCCGGCGTCACTCAGGAGCACGGCGGCATCATCAAGCACGGCGCAAAGTTGCTGTATGCCTACTGCGAGGCGACGGTGCCGAAGTTCACAGTCATCTTACGCAAGGCCTACGGCGGTGCCTACGACGTGATGAACTCGAAGCACGTGCGGGGCGACTTCAACTTCGCCTGGCCCACGGCGGAGATCGCCGTCATGGGCCCGAAGGGCGCTGTCGAGATCATGTTCAGGAAGCAGATCGCTGAGGCCGACGATCCTGCGGCGGAGACCGACAAGCTGATCAAGGAATACGAGGAACAGTTCGCCCACCCCTACATAGCGGCGGCGCGTGGCTACGTGGACGATGTGATCGATCCCCGCGCCACGCGCCCCCGCTTGATCGAGGCGCTGCGTCTGACGCGGAACAAGCGCGACCCGGGTCCGCCACGCAAACACGGCAACATCCCGCTCTGA